A portion of the Gossypium arboreum isolate Shixiya-1 chromosome 8, ASM2569848v2, whole genome shotgun sequence genome contains these proteins:
- the LOC108468274 gene encoding E3 ubiquitin-protein ligase ATL31-like → MVITSKSRHCIQPKHPRTCFVVCRIFYCLKLGIGFSSKELALVFDVKKTIGFVTIVIFRKRLEQENGKKYILEIFVLNRGNRRGHTFHLTMSSGGKNGIVSFLFFLLFFSPPPSAAQLTDSNIGHESYARFTPTMAMIIAGLVVALFFMGFFSIYLRNCSRSGGNGSSVRPVNVGAWRGRRDEMRGLEASVIETFPTMVYSEVKVHNIGKGALECAVCLNEFEDDETLRLIPKCDHVFHAECIDPWLASHVTCPVCRANLATQLGDPVSQLIELDNTVIELNFEAQNNDNNLEIRESGDPVSQPIELDNTVIELDLEAQNNDNNLEIREERGENQNINTITSDVEAQVSLEVEIINMNQILNMNYTRKPFFSRSYSTGHSLIQPGENIDRFTLQLPIDVRKQLLNRGKSLVLPKERSSLTRENNDGSSR, encoded by the coding sequence TATCCAACCGAAGCATCCAAGAACTTGCTTTGTTGTATGTAGAATATTCTATTGCCTAAAATTAGGTATTGGTTTTTCTAGTAAAGAACTTGCATTGGTTTTTGACGTTAAGAAAACTATTGGATTCGTAACAATAGTTATTTTTAGAAAGAGGTTAGAGCAAGAAAATGGCAAAAAATATATATTGGAAATTTTTGTATTGAATCGAGGCAACCGCCGCGGTCATACTTTTCATCTCACCATGTCGTCTGGCGGCAAAAATGGAAttgtttcctttctttttttccttcttttcttctctccgCCGCCCTCCGCTGCTCAACTCACTGACTCGAACATAGGGCATGAGTCTTATGCCCGTTTTACCCCTACCATGGCTATGATCATCGCCGGTTTGGTTGTTGCTTTGTTTTTTATGGGTTTTTTCTCGATTTATTTACGGAACTGCTCTAGATCTGGCGGGAATGGAAGCAGCGTCCGCCCTGTCAACGTCGGAGCCTGGCGTGGCCGTCGCGATGAGATGCGTGGGCTTGAAGCATCTGTGATCGAGACTTTCCCCACCATGGTTTACTCCGAAGTGAAAGTTCATAACATCGGGAAAGGAGCTTTGGAGTGCGCGGTTTGTTTGAACGAGTTCGAAGATGACGAAACGCTGCGTTTAATTCCCAAATGCGACCACGTTTTCCACGCTGAATGTATCGATCCTTGGTTGGCTTCTCATGTTACATGCCCCGTTTGTAGAGCTAATCTCGCTACTCAACTTGGTGATCCTGTGAGTCAACTCATTGAGTTAGATAATACAGTTATTGAGTTAAACTTTGAGGCTCAAAATAACGATAATAATTTAGAAATAAGAGAATCTGGTGATCCTGTGAGCCAACCCATTGAGTTAGATAATACAGTCATCGAGTTAGACCTCGAGGCTCAAAATAACGACAATAATTTAGAAATAAGAGAAGAAAGAGGGGAAAATCAAAATATCAATACTATTACTTCTGACGTGGAGGCTCAAGTCTCCTTAGAGGTTGAAATAATTAACatgaaccaaattttaaatatgaattaCACACGTAAACCCTTTTTTTCACGATCGTACTCGACCGGACACTCTTTAATCCAACCAGGTGAAAACATAGATCGATTTACATTGCAATTACCGATTGATGTTCGAAAACAATTATTAAATCGAGGAAAGAGTTTAGTGTTGCCTAAAGAAAGAAGTTCACTTACTAGAGAAAACAATGATGGAAGTAGTAGATGA
- the LOC108470320 gene encoding uncharacterized protein LOC108470320, translating into MGEARDGVKVKRVVFVTVGTTCFDALVKVADSQEVKDELYRRGYTDLLIQMGRGSYLPIKSTGDDGSLAVDYFTFSSSIADHLRSASLVISHAGSGSIFETLQLGKPLIVVVNEDLMDNHQSELAEELAERKHLYCARPLTLHQTIAGMDLNSLVPYSPGDATPVAKLINRFLGFPEES; encoded by the exons ATGGGAGAGGCTCGGGATGGGGTGAAGGTAAAGAGAGTGGTTTTCGTTACAGTGGGAACAACATGTTTTGATGCACTTGTTAAAGTGGCGGATTCTCAGGAAGTTAAGGACGAGTTATATAGAAGAGGGTATACTGATCTTCTCATTCAAATGGGTCGAGGGTCATATCTTCCTATAAAG tCTACTGGTGATGATGGATCTTTGGCTGTAGACTACTTCACATTTTCATCGAGCATTGCGGACCATCTGAGATCTGCATCGCTTGTGATCAGTCATGCAG GTTCTGGGAGCATATTTGAGACCTTGCAGCTTGGCAAACCTCTAATTGTTGTTGTCAATGAAGATTTGATGGATAATCATCAGAGTGAGTTAGCAGAAGAACTGGCAGAGAGAAAACATTTATATTGTGCTCGTCCTCTGACACTCCACCAAACTATAGCCGGTATGGATTTGAATTCTCTTGTTCCATACTCTCCGGGAGATGCCACACCAGTGGCCAAACTGATAAATAGGTTTCTTGGTTTTCCAGAAGAGTCATGA